A window of the Podospora bellae-mahoneyi strain CBS 112042 chromosome 6, whole genome shotgun sequence genome harbors these coding sequences:
- a CDS encoding hypothetical protein (MEROPS:MER0030934; COG:I; EggNog:ENOG503Q4VY), giving the protein MSDLHLDSPGHETCTKPSASKMRWSTTIIFLATALAPGAQCLFTGGGLTILSQNNLDGAENDKSAAILINQPSPNYAAAMACQLLGEETWDPKKSKFTTTLARSLPYQAYLGVVPRDQLYWVSKSNPNADKCRAIDATGKTRNVDCSTELPTLCSQSARVSNQTVDDTTSNWQVQQFVGSKLVTGYRDLHAWKFRGLRFADPPRRFTYSKVANYEEDGEIDATKAGADCSQPIGEVTSGSSEDCLFANVWTPYLPRMAGQDAKKQLKPVMLYLYGGGLTSGSGKNPNTDGTNLASRGDVVVVSVNYRVGSLGFLNLNDDVHKGNYAISDMITALEWVNKYIKYFGGDPNKVTLFGESAGALGTHVVLSSPKAKGLFHRAILQSNPDGYPSPERPVTPAIFYDTLAHNYETTTKNVLKDAGCLDAKDKVACLGKLSGFDLVNLPTNAHGIVQDGLYLTTPTLNFTSTLASKIPVMLGITRDEVGVMIDDAPAPNATFIQYFNTVAQKHFGLPVNSTSLFSLPASTLALQNNEAAILNSTISLFSSLIFTCPSLAKAYSASRHGTFKDTYYFVFNRTYQMPGYSRDWCRPPSTNGYPKGILDMEYYKCHAGEQMIVFGTEARGGLPDRDGNDFAFERLVVDYWGAFARWGKPEFEKGYLEVRGFEGTRREVERLGRWEGVDWRRPKARVLQWGGRGGMVGFGELSGLCASLGVELTVLEG; this is encoded by the exons ATGTCAGACCTCCACCTCGATTCACCCGGCCACGAAACCTGTACCAAGCCATCAGCTTCAAAGATGCGTTGGTCAACGACAATCATATTTCTGGCCACGGCTCTGGCCCCGGGGGCACAGTGTCTGTTCACCGGGGGTGGTTTGACCATACTGTCACAGAACAATCTTGACG GTGCCGAAAATGACAAGtccgccgccatcctcatcaaccagcCCAGTCCCAACTATGCCGCCGCCATGGCCTGTCAGCTGCTCGGAGAAGAGACATGGGACCCTAAGAAGTCCAAATTCACCACCACGTTGGCGAGATCATTGCCCTATCAAGCATACCTTGGAGTGGTCCCACGGGACCAGCTCTACTGGGTTTCCAAGAGCAACCCCAACGCTGATAAGTGTCGGGCCATTGATGCCACAGGCAAGACTCGCAATGTTGATTGCTCCACCGAGTTACCTACCCTCTGTTCCCAGTCAGCCCGAGTGTCCAACCAGACCGTCGATGACACCACATCCAACTGGCAAGTCCAGCAGTTTGTTGGTTCGAAACTGGTGACCGGTTACCGCGACCTACACGCCTGGAAGTTCCGCGGCCTGCGCTTTGCCGACCCACCGAGGCGGTTCACCTACTCCAAAGTCGCCAATTACGAAGAGGACGGCGAGATTGACGCCACCAAGGCCGGAGCAGACTGCTCGCAACCCATCGGCGAAGTCACTagcggcagcagcgaggACTGCCTGTTTGCCAATGTCTGGACGCCTTACCTGCCGCGGATGGCCGGCCAAGATGCCAAGAAACAGTTGAAGCCTGTCATGCTATATCTCTACGGCGGAGGCTTGACATCCGGTTCTGGAAAGAATCCAAACACGGATGGAACCAACCTTGCATCGAGGGGCGATGTCGTGGTGGTGTCTGTCAACTACCGCGTTGGCTCGCTTGGTTTCTTGAACCTGAATGATGATGTCCACAAGGGAAACTACGCCATCTCAGACATGATTACTGCCTTGGAGTGGGTCAACAAGTACATCAAGTACTTTGGCGGTGACCCGAACAAAGTGACCTTATTCGGAGAGTCTGCAGGTGCCTTGGGCACTCATGTCGTCCTCAGCTCGCCAAAGGCAAAGGGTCTATTTCACCGTGCTATCCTACAGTCCAACCCAGATGGATACCCAAGCCCGGAAAGGCCTGTCACCCCTGCCATTTTCTACGACACACTGGCCCACAACTATGAGACGACCACCAAGAACGTGTTGAAAGACGCCGGCTGTTTAGATGCAAAAGACAAAGTTGCCTGTCTCGGAAAGCTAAGCGGCTTCGACCTCGTCAACCTGCCGACCAACGCCCA CGGTATCGTCCAAGACGGTctctacctcaccaccccaaccctcaactTCACCTCCACTCTGGCCTCCAAGATTCCCGTCATGCTAGGCATCACCCGCGACGAAGTCGGCGTCATGATTGACGACGCCCCGGCCCCCAACGCAACCTTCATCCAGTACTTCAATACCGTCGCCCAGAAGCACTTTGGCCTCCCCGTCAACTCCACCTCCCTGTTCTCCCTCCCGGCGAGCACTCTCGCCCTCCAAAACAACGAAGCCGCCATACTCAACAGCACCATCTCCCTTTTCTCCTCGTTAATCTTcacctgcccctccctcgccaaagccTACAGCGCCTCCCGCCACGGCACCTTCAAAGACACGTACTATTTTGTCTTCAACCGGACCTACCAGATGCCGGGGTACTCCCGGGATTGGTGTCGACCTCCTAGCACCAACGGGTACCCTAAGGGGATTTTGGATATGGAGTACTACAAGTGTCACGCGGGGGAGCAAATGATTGTTTTTGGGACAGAGGCTAGGGGAGGGTTGCCGGATAGGGATGGTAACGACTTTGCTTTTGAgcggttggtggttgattaCTGGGGGGCGTTTGCGCGGTGGGGGAAGCCCGAGTTTGAAAAGGGGTAtttggaggtgagggggtttgaggggacgagaagggaggtggagaggttgggacGGTGGGAGGGTGTGGACTGGAGGCGGCCAAAGGCGAGGGTGTTGCagtggggtgggaggggggggatggttgggtttggggagttGAGTGGTTTGTGTGcgagtttgggggtggagttgactgtgttggagggttga
- a CDS encoding hypothetical protein (EggNog:ENOG503PQVS), with product MGQKQSSVPATFFCPNTGEELENPLGLCTHCQAAHDIIWQSVFICPNTGYRIDTLSRRPDKECPSCFQMHQPYSKRVYICPVTGAQIPHPKETGGKCQKCKRSHEDNSTPMTSKEAVMARGLRD from the exons ATGGGACAAAAGCAATCCAGTGTGCCG GCAACCTTTTTCTGCCCCAACACGGgcgaggagctcgagaacCCTCTCGGCCTCTGCACCCACTGCCAGGCCGCCCACGACATCATCTGGCAGTCTGTCTTCATATGCCCCAATACAGGCTACAGAATAGACACTCTTTCTCGACGACCCGACAAAGAATGCCCCTCTTGCTTTCAGATGCACCAGCCATACAGCAAGCGAGTCTACATCTGTCCAGTCACCGGCGCCCAAATCCCACACCCCAAAGAGACGGGCGGGAAATGCCAAAAGTGCAAACGTAGCCACGAAGACAACTCGACGCCCATGACCAGCAAGGAGGCCGTGATGGCGAGGGGCCTGAGAGATTGA
- a CDS encoding hypothetical protein (EggNog:ENOG503PQHA; COG:S), producing the protein MLSTAIFRGLLVSALAVAGASAECTRFIEAYEGDTCAILAEIAGITVTQFLRSNPSVTSCSQLVTGGLYCIEGIADSGPTASASRTTSAAPTSSSPVRLTVSQDGTCGSGVTCTGSSFGNCCSQFGFCGSSADYCLSDGCQRGFGSCGAGAISSASSAPITPGPTASVTVTVTSVVAVTRTSIVSQTNTATVTTTVPQTVVATRTITNTVPATAFTTQTVRVTSTTTLTTGATAIVTRTVDFTLTSIVTRTATVPVTATLTTVITNLVEVTVTSTRSSTTTTTTTRTVQTVVPVTQTLTTILTSVSVSTRVLTSTAIVTSGTCGTPTTRAPATTTTPSGSRPTLPGTPSNCKNLAVITQNDTCRSLASRANLTLLQFYDLNPSINCDQLWEGYYVCVGR; encoded by the exons ATGCTTTCTACGGCGATCTTCAGGGGCCTCCTGGTCTCTGCTCTGGCTGTTGCGGGGGCTTCGGCAGAATGTACTCGATTCATCGAGGCCTATGAGGGAGACACATGTGCCATCCTGGCTGAGATCGCCGGCATCACCGTGACTCAGTTCCTCCGGTCCAATCCTTCAGTCACGAGCTGTTCGCAGCTGGTTACTGGTGGTTTATATTGCATCGAGGGAATTGCCGACAGTGGCCCTACAGCCTCAGCATCACGGACGACATCCGCTGCCcctacctcttcttctccggtGCGCCTCACCGTCAGCCAGGATGGCACTTGTGGCTCGGGCGTGACCTGCACCGGATCGAGCTTCGGAAACTGCTGCTCGCAATTTGGCTTTTGCGGTAGTTCGGCTGATTACTGCTTGTCAGATGGCTGCCAAAGAGGTTTTGGCTCTTGCGGTGCCGGCGCTATCTCTTCTGCCAGCAGTGCTCCCATCACGCCGGGCCCTACCGCTTCAgtcactgtcactgtcacGTCCGTTGTAGCCGTCACCCGCACTTCGATCGTCTCTCAGACCAACACAGCTACTGTTACGACCACTGTACCACAGACGGTCGTTGCTACCAggaccatcaccaacaccgttCCGGCCACGGCCTTTACAACCCAGACAGTTCGTgtcacctccaccactacTCTCACCACTGGTGCCACCGCCATTGTGACCCGAACGGTCGACTTCACCTTGACTAGCATCGTAACACGCACAGCCACAGTCCCAGTCACCGCCACGCTAACCAcagtcatcaccaacctgGTGGAGGTCACCGTCACGTCAACCAGATCCTCCACAAccacgacaacaaccacgagAACAGTTCAGACTGTCGTACCGGTAACGCAGACACTGACAACTATTCTAACCAGTGTCTCAGTCTCGACCAGGGTGTTGACCAGCACGGCAATCGTCACAAGCGGGACATGCGGAACGCCGACGACAAGAGCGCCAGCTACGACGACAACCCCGAGTGGAAGTCGGCCAACGCTACCCGGAACACCCAGTAACT GCAAGAACTTGGCCGTCATTACCCAGAACGACACCTGCCGCAGCTTGGCCTCGAGGGCGAATTTGACACTGCTTCAGTT CTACGACCTCAACCCATCC ATCAACTGTGACCAATTGTGGGAGGGGTATTATGTGTGCGTGGGGAGATAA
- a CDS encoding hypothetical protein (EggNog:ENOG503PFT2), translated as MMAMALPNLQYSDLPEAVLRQHDFPEVVSEDAPQAVERSEETAKYLVYANVENLESSIDTTSAKEPPERRILGLKRKTIFILSIIGAVILIGAIVGIALGVTISQRKSPSSQEINIDDSLPPDATDNSPPAPPPSQPSINLTALPSNISPLSSLASANYTDPKTSIVHLHVYSQLPPPSNSLLVSIWNSTARIWTTYSLSALLPSTYDLLPGTPISAYVYTNPAFQAGVMVLTTDHVLHQFVTSDITMKNWRHGGVGQGDAILTVGRETKNFQILRPQCGTGEDCKWFFPPSAVGYQDGEGTVRVFNMKVMREFEVGKGREGTELGLVSLVKAGGERGFNVSDIYWRVVFVPEGGRELKGWTAGKEMVGESDSLGEMPSTPASHNMAAFSYDLMNQMIVTLEDGGRRLGVRTLDGLAGNKWTLAREEDDPAGLGNQKGEVRFTAITGNPEKRVFGMVNGNIHEWRFSSGRPRSWEYVGRVSTSPVLTG; from the exons atgatggcaatggCGCTGCCAAATCTCCAGTACTCCGATCTGCCCGAGGCGGTTCTCCGACAGCATGACTTCCCCGAGGTAGTCTCAGAGGATGCTCCCCAGGCGGTCGAGCGAAGCGAAGAGACGGCCAAATACCTTGTCTACGCCAATGTTGAAAACCTCGAAAGCAGCATCGACACAACCTCGGCCAAAGAACCTCCAGAACGACGCATCCTCGGCCTGAAGCGAAAAACCATTTTCATCCTGTCCATAATCGGCGCGGTCATTCTCATTGGTGCCATCGTGGGCATAGCCCTCGGCGTGACAATCTCCCAACGAAaatccccttcctcccaagAGATCAACATTGacgactccctcccccccgacgCCACCGACAActccccaccagcaccaccaccatcccaaccctccatcaacctcaccgccctcccctccaacatctcccccctctcctccctcgcctcagCAAACTACACCGACCCCAAAACAAGCATCGTCCACCTCCACGTCTactcccaactcccacccccctccaactcccttTTGGTGTCCATCTGGAACTCCACCGCCCGCATCTGGACAACAtactccctctccgccctcctgCCCTCAACCTACGACCTCCTGCCCGGCACACCCATCTCAGCATACGTGTACACCAACCCAGCCTTTCAAGCCGGCGTCATGgtcctcaccaccgaccaCGTCCTCCACCAATTCGTCACTTCGGATATTACCATGAAGAACTGGCGACATGGTGGTGTGGGGCAGGGGGATGCTATACTgacggtggggagggaaACCAAAAACTTTCAGATTTTGAGGCCGCAGTgcgggacgggggaggatTGTAAATGGTTTTTTCCGCCTAGTGCGGTTGGTTATCAAGACGGAGAGGGAACGGTGAGGGTTTTCAACATGAAGGTTATGAGGGAATTTGAGGTgggcaaggggagggaggggacggaACTGGGGCTGGTGAGTTTGGTCAAGGCTGGTGGGGAGCGGGGGTTTAATGTTAGTGATATTTattggagggtggtgtttgtgcctgagggggggagggaattAAAGGGGTGGACGGCGGGGAAGGAGATGGTcgggg AGAGTGATTCATTAGGGGAAATGCCTTCTACTCCGGCTTCGCATAACATGGCGGCGTTTTCGTACGACTTGATGAATCAGATGATTGTGAcgttggaggatggggggaggaggctcgGGGTGAGGACGTTGGATGGGTTGGCCGGAAACAAATGGACGTTggcgagagaggaggatgatccggctgggttggggaatCAGAAGGGCGAGGTGCGGTTTACTGCTATCACTGGGAATCCGGAAAAGAGGGTGTTTGGCATGGTGAATGGCAACATCCATGAGTGGCGGTTTTCGAGCGGCAGGCCGAGGAGTTGGGAGTatgtggggagggtgtcgaCTTCGCCTGTTTTGACGGGGTGA
- a CDS encoding hypothetical protein (EggNog:ENOG503P0CU; COG:Q): MGVLKPDEDLTSLAPANLLHTITTFLTAHYLLLTLSFLFLRALVKRYASPLRKYPGPVLASISQLWKVKSVASGRTHLQHIDLHRKYGPVVRIAPNEVSVSSPEAARTLLSAGKRFFKTDFYGVFPPPENPDIFTETREDVHAMKKRVANVPYSMAAMQQLSPFIDDTIELLATKINNHIESSPDGEFDLGDYLHYFAFDVLGEVAFSRSFGFLKEGRDVDNAIKTIDNSQTYNGIVGQVPELDFLLRRNPLWQFVPWLSTKNALITRMALEEMGRRQPFDKDRGGGLRGGVGVDGRRDLMASLIQGHLRDKERFGVGDVFAVAHGAIFAGSDSTASTMQSFFWHILDSKPVYQALLREIENAVNTGVIPAEGNITWNQSQSLDYLQACLKEAMRVRPAVGLNITRLVPPEGAELDGHFFPGGTTIAANGWVLHRDKETFGQDADDFRPERWLEDEERAKKMERYMFQFGGGSHLCIGRNLALLEINKVIPRLLRDYRFELAHPGQPLKANASFFVVQSGLEVFIKKA, translated from the exons ATGGGTGTCCTCAAACCCGACGAAGACTTGACCAGCCTCGCGCCAgcaaacctcctccacaccatcaccacctttcTCACAGCGcactacctcctcctcaccctctccttcctcttcctccgcgcCCTCGTCAAGAGATATGCCTCCCCTCTGCGGAAGTACCCCGGTCCCGTCCTGGCATCCATCTCCCAGCTCTGGAAAGTGAAATCTGTCGCCTCGGGCCGGACCCATCTCCAACATATCGACCTCCACCGGAAATACGGCCCCGTCGTTCGCATCGCACCAAACGAAGTCTCGGTCTCGTCCcccgaggcggcgaggacgcTCCTGTCAGCAGGGAAGAGATTTTTCAAGACGGACTTCTACGGGGTCTTCCCCCCGCCGGAGAACCCTGATATTTTCACCGAAACGAGGGAGGACGTCCACGCTATGAAGAAGCGGGTGGCGAACGTGCCGTACAGCATGGCGGCGATGCAGCAGCTGTCGCCGTTTATCGACGATACCATCGAGCTCTTGGCGACGAAAATCAACAACCATATCGAGTCGTCGCCCGACGGAGAGTTTGATTTGGGGGATTATTTGCACTATTTTGCGTTTGACgtgctgggggaggtggcgttTTCGAGGTCGTTTGGGTTTTTGaaagaggggagggatgtgGACAACGCGATCAAGACGATTGATAACAGTCAGACGTATAATGGGATTGTGGGGCAGGTTCCGGAGTTGGATTTTTTGTTGCGGAGGAATCCGCTTTGGCAGTTTGTGCCTTGGTTGAGTACCAAGAACGCGTTGATTACGAGGATGgcgctggaggagatggggaggcggCAGCCGTTTGATAAGGatagggggggtgggttgaggggcggggttggggtggacgggaggagggatttgatgGCTAGTTTGATACAGGGGCATTTGAGGGATAAGGAAaggtttggggtgggggatgttTTTGCTGTGGCTCATGGGGCTAT CTTTGCGGGATCGGACTCGACGGCGTCGACGATGCAGAGCTTCTTTTGGCATATTTTGGATTCGAAGCCGGTTTACCAGGCGTTGCTGAGGGAGATTGAGAACGCGGTGAACACGGGGGTTATCCCGGCCGAGGGGAATATCACCTGGAATCAGTCGCAGAGTTTGGATTACTTGCAGGCCTGTCTCAAGGAAgcgatgagggtgaggccGGCGGTGGGGCTCAACATTACGAGATTGGTCCCGCCTGAGGGTGCGGAGCTGGATGGACATTTCTTCCCTGGAGGCACCACCATCGCGGCGAACGGGTGGGTGCTACATCGTGATAAAGAGACGTTTGGGCAAGATGCAGACGATTTCAGACCTGAGCGGTGgttggaggacgaggagagggcgaagaagatggagaggtaTATGTTTCAG tttgggggtggaagCCATCTGTGTATTGGGCGGAACTTGGCGCTTCTGGAAATCAACAAGGTGATTCCACGGTTGTTGAGGGACTACAGGTTTGAGCTGGCACACCCGGGCCAACCGCTCAAGGCCAATGCGTCTTTCTTTGTGGTGCAATCAGGATTGGAGGTGTTTATCAAGAAGGCTTAG
- the CIC1 gene encoding proteasome-interacting protein cic1 (EggNog:ENOG503NU7W; COG:J) has product MSPSAAVTKTAETTVPVNPDQTLKACKALVAHIKKAAAAPPKDGKQNLLADAETTVAETPVWLTLTTKNHIHENNRLQPGKIALPNPLNTSEEVSVCLITADPQRYYKNAVADEFPEELRKKIGRVIDLTHLKAKFKAYEAQRKLFSEHDVFLADDRIINRLPKALGKTFFKTTTKRPIPVVLMAQREKVDGKRVAVPKGFMVKKNKRDPAENANARPTAEIVKEVEKAIGAALVHLTPSTNTAIKVGYAGWEPEKIAENITVVVKELVERFVPQKWSNVRSFYVKGPETAALPVYQTDELWLDESKVVPNGQEGSSALPGKREQKLIKGEKPNIGKKRKSLDAEPEPAAEEAPVAKEDRPKKKAKKVLPESNDEKLDKEIAERKARLKKQKASAKKAVEV; this is encoded by the exons ATGTCGCCCTCCGCTGCTGTCACCAAGACGGCCGAGACCACGGTCCCTGTCAACCCTGACCAGACCCTCAAGGCCTGCAAGGCGCTTGTTGCccacatcaagaaggccgccgccgccccgcCCAAGGACGGAAAGCAAAACCTCCTCGCTGATGCCGAAACCACCGTCGCCGAGACTCCCGTCTGGctcactctcaccaccaagaaccaCATTCACGAGAACAACC GCCTTCAGCCAGGAAAGATtgctctccccaaccccctgaACACCAGCGAAGAGGTCAGCGTCTGCCTCATCACAGCCGATCCCCAGAGATACTACAAGAACGCCGTCGCCGATGAGTTCCCCGAGGAGCTTCGCAAGAAGATTGGCAGAGTCATCGATCTCACCCACTTGAAAGCCAAGTTCAAGGCGTACGAGGCCCAACGCAAGCTGTTCAGCGAGCACGATGTTTTCCTTGCCGACGACAGAATCATCAACCGCCTCCCCAAGGCGCTCGGCAAGACGTTTttcaagaccaccaccaagcgccCCATTCctgtggtgctgatggcCCAGCGCGAGAAGGTTGACGGCAAGCGTGTTGCTGTTCCCAAGGGCTTCAtggtcaagaagaacaagcgCGACCCCGCCGAGAATGCCAACGCCCGTCCCACCGCCGAGATTGTCAAGGAGGTCGAGAAGGCCATCGGTGCCGCGCTGGTGCATCTTACTCCCTCTaccaacaccgccatcaaggttgGTTACGCTGGGTGGGAGCCTGAGAAGATCGCCGAGAACATCACCGTGGTGGTCAAGGAGCTGGTCGAGAGATTTGTGCCACAGAAGTGGAGCAACGTCCGCAGCTTTTACGTCAAGGGCCCAGAGACGGCTGCCCTTCCCGTATACCAGACGGACGAGTTGTGGTTGGACGAGAGCAAGGTTGTTCCCAACGGCCAGGAGGGGTCCAGCGCTCTCCCCGGCAAGAGGGAACAGAAGCTCATCAAGGGCGAGAAGCCCAACATTGGCAAGAAGCGCAAGTCGTTGGATGCCGAGCCTGAGCcggctgccgaggaggcaCCGGTTGCCAAGGAGGACaggccaaagaagaaggccaagaaggtgcTGCCGGAGAGCAACGAcgagaagctcgacaaggaGATTGCGGAAAGGAAagcgaggttgaagaagcagaaggcgtcggccaagaaggcggtggaggtctAA
- the TOS4 gene encoding target of SBF (EggNog:ENOG503NVJS; COG:S): MDSSPSALTKTREPSLPTLQGVKRPAPSLLPAFEPLSSSPGLPRPSKRQATASAFFKYPTPAPTSSTGILSSSPPRVGNRPAPPRPQSRSSVTERAPLCDVRSVDLNENGETLLMGRSSNSSHYQLSANRLISRVHVKARYIAAAEPLEPNKIEIVCNGWNGLKLHCQGQTWELAKGDSFTSETEGADIMIDVHDARVLVQWPRREKERDVLAQLSDSSWDESPRPRVGRVAGASELHGSPLRRSVRIGSPESPTPANVSRANASLNELLAVDNEHADAVQIYEDASADEQELPRLTDAAEESFMTQAAPSLSSDLSEPESEEENDADEENDPIIHSFGPFGANLNSRLASFSANSPRGNRVSRNPLADVAGRTQERMESISEDEAEDLLSGLSDEQKANITNHVVNQLAFSRLSSTPLTTIMINLPAAEKKDLKKDQLRVIIEGTAAVGIIRRQGKDAAGKPLESEYYYIPEKDSDEHRRLAVTDGLRKPSLRNCRKQHKQYFWKRPKTP, encoded by the exons ATGGACTCCTCTCCTTCCGCCCTCACCAAGACCCGGGAGCCCTCGCTGCCCACCCTCCAGGGCGTAAAGCGGCCTGCACCTTCCTTGCTCCCTGCATTCGAACCCctttcctcatcaccagGTCTCCCAAGGCCATCGAAGCGGCAGGCAACAGCATCAGCCTTCTTCAAGTATCCCACTCCGGCACCAACATCGAGCACcggcatcctctcctccagtCCCCCACGCGTCGGAAACCGGCCGGCTCCTCCAAGACCACAGTCGAGGTCAAGCGTCACAGAGCGTGCTCCACTGTGCGATGTCCGCTCTGTGGACCTCAACGAGAACGGGGAGACATTGTTAATGGGACGATCGAGCAATTCTTCGCACTATCAGCTGTCGGCCAATCGGTTAATCAGCAGAGTACACGTCAAGGCGCGATATATCGCCGCTGCAGAGCCCCTCGAGCCAAACAAGATTGAGATTGTATGCAATGGATGGAACGGTCTAAAGCTTCACTGCCAGGGGCAGACATGGGAGTTGGCCAAGGGTGATTCCTTCACCTCGGAGACCGAAGGTGCTGACATCATGATCGATGTCCACGATGCGAGAGTATTGGTACAATGGCCGCGTCGTGAGAAGGAACGTGACGTGTTGGCTCAGCTCAGCGATTCATCCTGGGATGAGTCTCCTCGCCCAAGAGTTGGCAGGGTGGCAGGTGCTTCGGAGCTTCATGGTAGTCCTCTTAGAAGGTCGGTGCGCATCGGTAGTCCCGAGTCACCCACACCTGCCAATGTGTCCAGGGCAAACGCGAGCCTCAACGAGTTATTGGCTGTTGATAACGAGCATGCCGACGCGGTGCAGATCTATGAGGATGCCAGTGCTGATGAGCAAGAATTGCCGAGACTGACCGACGCTGCCGAGGAGAGCTTCATGACACAAGCTGCTCCAAGTTTGTCCAGCGACCTAAGCGAACCCGAATCGGAGGAGGAAAACGATGCAGACGAGGAGAATGACCCCATCATTCACTCTTTCGGTCCCTTTGgcgccaacctcaacagccgCCTTGCTTCTTTCTCGGCCAACTCTCCTCGGGGAAACCGTGTGTCTCGTAACCCACTTGCCGATGTGGCCGGCAGAACACAGGAGAGAATGGAGTCCATCTCTgaggacgaggccgaggatTTGTTGAGCGGTCTTAGTGACGAACAGAAggccaacatcaccaaccacgTGGTCAACCAGCTTGCATTCTCTCGTCTCTCTTCGACTCCTTTGACCACCATCATGATCAATCTTCCTGCTGCCGAAAAGAAGGACTTGAAGAAGGACCAGCTCCGTGTTATTATTGAGGGCACTGCGGCGGTCGGCATCATCCGTAGACAGGGCAAGGACGCGGCCGGCAAGCCTCTGGAAAGCGAGTATTACTACATCCCTGAGAAGGATAGTGATGAACATCGCCGTCTGGCCGTGACGGATGGCCTTCGGAAGCCCAGTTTGAGAAACTGCCGCAAGCAGCACAAA CAATACTTTTGGAAGCGCCCCAAGACTCCTTGA
- a CDS encoding hypothetical protein (EggNog:ENOG503NWUT; COG:I; COG:O), with protein sequence MAIKNHLRLLFTAGSLLATTFAGPVSRFEDDDDDDTPLPVVIWHGLGDAYNADGMRQVADLAESVNPGTLVYPIRIEDAGNRDRYDSFVGNVTEQLAKVCADIAAHPILSTAPAIDAVGFSQGGQFLRGYVERCNNPPVRSLITFGSQHNGITRFRDCETNDWICRFAMAVLGTNPWSPTVQGKLVPAQYFRDPEQYEKYLEHSNFLADINNERSIKNETYKQNIAKLENFVMYMFDEDTTVVPKETSWFEDVNGTEITPLRARKLYSEDWLGLRELDRKGGLKFRTAPGDHMQLSDELLTEAFGDFFGPLNRHKGRSDPRPASHVGDEEFDMGTGGRSEGRPASRGGDVEPDMGNDL encoded by the exons ATGGCGATAAAAAACCACTTGCGGCTGTTGTTCACAGCCGGGTCGCTGCTTGCGACGACGTTTGCCGGCCCCGTCAGTCGCtttgaagatgacgacgatgatgacacCCCGCTGCCAGTGGTGATCTGGCATG GTCTCGGAGACGCCTACAACGCCGATGGCATGCGCCAGGTGGCCGACCTCGCCGAGTCAGTCAACCCCGGCACACTCGTCTACCCCATTCGCATCGAAGACGCCGGGAACCGCGACCGCTACGACTCCTTCGTCGGCAACGTCACCGAGCAACTAGCCAAAGTGTGCGCCGACATCGCcgcccaccccatcctctccaccgccccagCCATCGACGCCGTGGGCTTCTCTCAAGgcggccagttcctccgcGGCTACGTCGAGCGCTGTAACAATCCCCCCGTCCGGAGTTTGATCACCTTCGGCTCCCAGCACAACGGCATCACCCGCTTTAGAGACTGCGAGACGAACGACTGGATCTGCCGGTTCGCCATGGCCGTCCTAGGGACCAATCCCTGGTCCCCCACGGTCCAGGGCAAGCTGGTCCCCGCGCAGTATTTCCGCGATCCTGAACAATACGAGAAGTACCTCGAGCATTCCAACTTCCTTGCGGATATCAACAACGAGCGGTCAATCAAGAACGAGACGTACAAGCAGAACATTGCGAAGCTGGAGAACTTTGTCATGTACATGTTTGACGAGGACACGACGGTGGTGCCCAAGGAGACGTCGTGGTTTGAGGATGTGAATGGCACCGAGATTACACCTTTGCGTGCGAGGAAGCTGTATTCGGAGGATTGGTTGGGATTGAGGGAGCTGGATCGCAAGGGCGGGCTGAAGTTCAGGACTGCGCCTGGGGATCACATGCAGTTGTCGGATGAGTTGTTGACGGAGGCTTTTGGGGATTTCTTTGGGCCTTTGAATAGGCACAAGGGGAGGTCAGATCCCCGTCCTGCTTCGCACGTTGGAGACGAAGAGTTTGACATGGGCACTGGCGGGAGGTCAGAGGGTCGTCCTGCTTCGAGGGGCGGAGATGTTGAGCCTGATATGGGCAACGACTTATAA